In Microvirga lotononidis, a single genomic region encodes these proteins:
- the hxsB gene encoding His-Xaa-Ser system radical SAM maturase HxsB, translated as MSEHRPIQAASPPGNYGHLPFRFTRLDTGKILVTSEAGDFHVLDSSTFSTFARREPLGDTGILRSLEAKHLLYKASPETAVRLLATKLRTRKSFLRGGPSLHIFVVTLGCDHGCHYCQVSRRLHSSGRYDMSFETATAAVDRLFDSPSQHLTVEFQGGEPLLAFPVIRHIVELIQARNVQERRQIVFSITSTLHHLTDEVLEFMRIHDFQVSTSLDGPTDLHNANRPLPNGDAHALTVQGLQRARQVLGDESLSAITTLTRRSLERPREIVDEYVRLGFRSIFLRPLSPYGFAKKSERRLGYTVQDYLGFYKAALGYVLEINRHGYLIEEAYAKILLSSILTPFPTTYVDLRSPVGSGFGTLVYNYDGGVYASDEGRMLKEVGNNSLRLGSVTDSYQTLMRSPAMELLAASGLAETLPGCSDCAFVPYCGPDPAGSLSRHGDPVGHRAESEHCQRHMGLFKILFGHLAEGAPDTLRIFDDWVHGALSTAKAT; from the coding sequence ATGAGCGAGCATCGCCCTATACAAGCAGCTTCTCCACCAGGGAACTATGGCCACCTCCCCTTCAGGTTCACCCGTCTTGATACCGGAAAGATTCTTGTGACCTCGGAGGCTGGAGATTTCCACGTCCTCGATTCCAGTACATTCTCAACGTTCGCTCGCCGAGAGCCACTTGGCGACACTGGCATTCTGAGAAGTCTTGAGGCGAAGCACCTTCTCTACAAGGCCTCTCCAGAAACGGCTGTTCGCCTTCTGGCAACGAAACTGCGCACGAGGAAGTCCTTTCTTCGTGGCGGCCCGTCTCTGCACATCTTTGTCGTGACGCTTGGTTGCGATCATGGCTGCCACTACTGCCAAGTTTCGCGCCGATTGCACTCGAGCGGCCGCTATGACATGTCTTTCGAGACTGCCACAGCAGCCGTGGACCGCCTTTTCGATAGCCCCTCCCAACATCTTACCGTCGAATTCCAAGGCGGAGAGCCGCTTCTCGCCTTCCCTGTCATTCGCCACATTGTCGAACTCATCCAAGCCCGAAATGTCCAAGAGCGGCGCCAGATCGTATTCTCGATCACGTCCACACTGCATCACCTGACGGATGAAGTTCTGGAGTTCATGCGCATCCATGACTTCCAGGTTTCGACCTCCCTGGATGGTCCCACAGACCTTCATAATGCAAACCGGCCGCTCCCAAACGGAGACGCCCACGCATTGACGGTCCAGGGCCTTCAGCGCGCACGTCAGGTTCTTGGAGACGAAAGTCTATCTGCAATCACCACCCTCACCCGCCGCAGCCTGGAACGGCCGAGGGAGATCGTTGATGAGTATGTGCGGCTCGGTTTCCGATCAATCTTCCTGCGGCCCCTCAGCCCCTACGGATTTGCAAAGAAGTCAGAGCGGCGGCTCGGGTACACAGTTCAGGATTACCTGGGATTCTATAAGGCCGCGCTAGGCTACGTCCTGGAGATAAACAGGCACGGGTACCTCATTGAGGAGGCGTACGCCAAGATTTTGCTCTCTAGCATCCTGACACCATTCCCAACGACCTATGTAGATCTGCGCTCTCCAGTCGGCAGCGGCTTCGGAACACTAGTATATAATTACGACGGCGGCGTGTACGCATCCGACGAGGGGCGCATGCTTAAAGAGGTTGGCAACAACAGCCTGCGCCTCGGATCAGTGACTGATAGCTACCAAACGCTCATGCGGTCTCCCGCGATGGAGCTCCTTGCAGCGTCCGGTCTTGCCGAGACGCTACCTGGCTGTTCCGATTGTGCATTCGTGCCGTACTGTGGTCCTGATCCGGCAGGTTCGCTCTCCCGCCACGGAGATCCTGTCGGACATCGAGCCGAGAGTGAACACTGCCAGCGGCACATGGGCCTCTTCAAAATCCTCTTCGGCCATCTTGCCGAAGGCGCCCCCGACACGCTCCGGATTTTTGACGATTGGGTTCATGGCGCCCTCTCCACAGCCAAGGCAACATAG
- the hxsD gene encoding His-Xaa-Ser system protein HxsD: protein MSLPISEPITEMYIIEVDPKVHPREAVLRACYWLSPEAEIDIVTTDEGRIRLTLKSRDGQSGSRLASRLRSALIDFSLRVDIESRTTDLRDRIWKTAFSETLGTKP, encoded by the coding sequence ATGTCCCTTCCTATCTCTGAGCCCATTACCGAGATGTACATCATCGAGGTTGACCCAAAGGTCCATCCCCGTGAGGCAGTTCTGAGAGCCTGCTATTGGCTCTCCCCGGAAGCCGAGATTGATATTGTCACGACTGATGAGGGTCGCATTCGGCTAACCCTAAAGTCGCGCGATGGCCAATCTGGATCACGCCTCGCTTCGAGGCTGCGATCGGCACTGATCGATTTCAGCCTCCGGGTGGATATCGAGAGCCGGACCACTGATCTGCGTGATCGTATCTGGAAAACGGCGTTCAGCGAAACCTTGGGGACTAAGCCCTGA